From the Roseateles sp. XES5 genome, one window contains:
- a CDS encoding CbtB-domain containing protein has product MAVSATSSVTLSANDRLVAGVFALLIGAFLVFGAGLANSAVLHDTAHDTRHSYGFPCH; this is encoded by the coding sequence ATGGCTGTTTCCGCTACGTCTTCTGTTACCCTTTCCGCCAACGATCGTCTCGTTGCCGGCGTTTTCGCTCTCCTCATCGGCGCCTTCCTCGTGTTCGGCGCTGGTCTTGCGAATTCGGCCGTCCTGCACGACACGGCACACGATACGCGTCACTCCTACGGCTTCCCCTGCCACTAA
- the cobO gene encoding cob(I)yrinic acid a,c-diamide adenosyltransferase produces MTENHDETAGMSEAELARHSEKMAKKKQAREKIMATKTDEKGLVIVHTGKGKGKSTAGFGMIFRHIAHKKPCAVVQFIKGAMVTGERDLIEAHFADLCQFFTLGEGFTWETQDRARDVAMAQKAWEKAKDLIRDERNSMVLLDEINIALRYDYIDVQEVIDFLRNEKPYMTHVVLTGRNAKEELIEIADLATEMELLKHPFRSGIKAQQGVEY; encoded by the coding sequence ATGACCGAGAACCATGACGAAACCGCCGGCATGAGCGAAGCCGAGCTTGCCCGCCATTCGGAGAAGATGGCCAAGAAGAAGCAGGCGCGCGAGAAGATCATGGCGACGAAGACCGACGAGAAGGGCCTCGTCATCGTCCATACCGGCAAGGGCAAGGGCAAGTCGACCGCCGGCTTCGGCATGATCTTCCGCCACATCGCGCACAAGAAGCCCTGCGCCGTCGTGCAGTTCATCAAGGGCGCGATGGTGACGGGCGAGCGCGACCTCATCGAGGCGCATTTCGCCGATCTCTGCCAGTTCTTCACGCTCGGCGAGGGGTTCACCTGGGAGACGCAGGACCGCGCCCGCGACGTGGCGATGGCGCAGAAGGCCTGGGAAAAGGCGAAGGACCTGATCCGCGACGAGCGCAACTCCATGGTGCTGCTCGACGAGATCAACATCGCGCTGCGCTACGACTATATCGACGTGCAGGAGGTCATCGATTTCCTGAGGAACGAGAAGCCCTACATGACCCATGTCGTGCTGACCGGCCGCAATGCCAAGGAAGAGCTGATCGAGATCGCCGACCTCGCCACCGAGATGGAATTGCTGAAGCACCCGTTCCGCTCGGGCATCAAGGCGCAGCAGGGCGTGGAATACTGA
- a CDS encoding CbtA family protein, translated as MIVRYLLAALVAGLFSGVLMTAAQEARVVPLILHAEEFEGEAAPAGEGTTPATDGAAQTQEHSSLGAAILNVAAYLSPVSVAYAHEGENHEEGGIMFGMNRFSGTLMANLVTGAGFALLLAGFSLVSGHPITVANGALWGAAGWLAVHMLPAIGLPPELPGFPAADLTQRQIWWVATVALSAGGLYLLVLKPNIVAKIAGIVLIAAPQVYGAPQPSDISSNVPAVLGAEFAVAALATTLFFWIVLGLSLGFANEKIAKAA; from the coding sequence ATGATCGTTCGTTATCTCCTGGCCGCCCTGGTGGCCGGGCTGTTCTCCGGCGTGCTCATGACAGCCGCCCAGGAGGCCCGAGTCGTGCCGTTGATTCTGCACGCCGAAGAGTTCGAAGGCGAAGCCGCGCCGGCAGGCGAGGGCACGACGCCCGCGACCGACGGCGCCGCGCAGACGCAGGAGCATTCCTCGCTCGGCGCCGCCATCCTTAACGTCGCCGCCTATCTGTCGCCGGTTTCCGTGGCCTATGCCCATGAGGGCGAGAACCACGAAGAAGGTGGCATCATGTTCGGCATGAACCGCTTTTCCGGCACGCTCATGGCCAATCTCGTGACGGGCGCCGGCTTCGCGCTGCTGCTCGCCGGTTTCAGCCTTGTTTCGGGCCATCCGATCACGGTTGCGAACGGGGCGCTGTGGGGCGCTGCGGGCTGGCTAGCCGTGCATATGCTGCCGGCCATCGGCCTGCCGCCGGAACTGCCGGGCTTCCCGGCTGCCGATCTCACCCAGCGTCAGATCTGGTGGGTCGCGACCGTCGCCCTGTCGGCCGGGGGCCTCTATCTCCTGGTCCTCAAGCCGAACATCGTCGCCAAGATCGCCGGCATCGTGCTGATTGCCGCGCCCCAGGTCTATGGTGCGCCGCAGCCGAGCGACATTTCCAGCAACGTTCCTGCCGTTCTCGGCGCGGAATTTGCCGTCGCCGCGCTTGCCACGACGCTGTTCTTCTGGATCGTGCTCGGCCTTTCGCTGGGTTTTGCCAACGAGAAGATCGCCAAGGCTGCCTGA
- a CDS encoding peptidoglycan-binding protein, producing MGSGPLARSVLASLVGLSLAGLPAASFAQTAKEATSAGKRWEEEFSLWQKVSSGSDVAQYEGYLKQYPNGTFASMARLRIAELQAAGKTKSATASTDDAAAKAKAEEAAAAEAKKAEEEAKAAAEAGKAEEARKAAEAEKLKADEDARKAAEAKKAEEAQKAAEAEKAKAAAEAARLKAEADAKKAEEEAAARKLAAEKAAAEEKAKAEAAAAEKARAEAAAAEKAKAEESARLKAEADKKQAAEAARLKAEADAASQKAKAEEAARLKAETDRKKAEEAAAAEKARAEQEALARREAEAKRIEAEKAAAAEKARIEEEAAAARKLAEEKAAEVERLKAEAAKAAAEAEAKATEAARLAKEAEKRAQEAEAAKKQAGDAATASGEAQGTVKDNRGLAVDGAVVDKQEEETFQKAVLAGSEKAYRAYIAQYPNGRYVKEARTRLAALATVAKPKQETEAEAEAETPATAETERKTAEEPVVDPREAYLGRVMRAEAQRWLSMLGFNTYGADGVFGPRTRSAIAAWQGSSGYRADGYLSRQQYRALRDAAQYAEARQHRQRRYERDYDVLEGPVDGYYDGPYDRDENYYNGGGGVVIIPGY from the coding sequence ATGGGTTCTGGACCTCTCGCACGATCCGTTCTGGCCAGCCTGGTCGGGCTGTCGCTCGCCGGCCTTCCGGCGGCCAGCTTCGCCCAGACGGCTAAGGAAGCCACCAGCGCGGGAAAGCGCTGGGAGGAAGAATTCTCCCTGTGGCAGAAAGTCTCCTCCGGCAGCGATGTCGCGCAGTATGAAGGCTATCTGAAGCAATATCCCAACGGCACCTTCGCCTCGATGGCGCGCCTGCGCATCGCCGAACTGCAAGCCGCCGGCAAGACGAAATCGGCGACGGCCTCCACGGATGACGCGGCCGCCAAGGCCAAGGCGGAAGAGGCGGCCGCGGCCGAGGCGAAGAAAGCTGAGGAAGAGGCGAAGGCTGCGGCGGAAGCCGGGAAGGCGGAGGAGGCGCGAAAGGCCGCCGAAGCCGAAAAGCTGAAGGCCGACGAAGACGCGCGCAAGGCTGCCGAGGCGAAAAAGGCCGAGGAGGCGCAGAAGGCCGCAGAAGCGGAGAAAGCCAAGGCCGCGGCGGAAGCCGCGCGGCTGAAGGCCGAAGCGGATGCGAAGAAGGCCGAGGAAGAGGCTGCCGCGCGCAAGCTTGCTGCGGAAAAGGCGGCGGCGGAAGAAAAGGCGAAAGCCGAGGCGGCCGCCGCAGAAAAGGCCAGGGCCGAAGCCGCAGCGGCGGAAAAGGCGAAGGCCGAGGAATCGGCTCGCCTGAAGGCGGAGGCGGACAAGAAGCAGGCCGCCGAGGCGGCGCGCCTGAAGGCTGAAGCCGATGCCGCCTCCCAAAAGGCCAAGGCGGAGGAAGCCGCCCGCCTGAAGGCCGAGACCGACCGCAAGAAGGCCGAGGAAGCGGCCGCCGCCGAGAAGGCGCGCGCCGAGCAGGAGGCGCTTGCCCGCCGCGAAGCCGAAGCCAAGCGTATCGAGGCGGAGAAGGCCGCTGCTGCCGAGAAGGCGCGGATAGAAGAGGAAGCCGCCGCGGCCCGCAAGCTCGCCGAGGAAAAGGCTGCGGAAGTCGAGCGGCTGAAGGCCGAGGCCGCCAAGGCTGCGGCGGAGGCCGAGGCGAAGGCCACGGAAGCCGCTCGTCTGGCCAAGGAAGCGGAAAAGCGCGCGCAGGAGGCTGAAGCCGCCAAGAAGCAGGCCGGCGACGCCGCCACCGCGTCGGGCGAGGCCCAGGGCACGGTGAAGGACAATCGCGGCCTTGCCGTCGACGGGGCCGTCGTGGACAAGCAGGAGGAAGAGACCTTCCAGAAGGCCGTGCTCGCCGGCTCGGAAAAGGCCTACCGCGCCTATATCGCCCAGTATCCGAACGGCCGGTACGTCAAGGAGGCCCGCACACGTCTCGCCGCCCTTGCCACCGTCGCCAAGCCGAAGCAGGAAACCGAGGCTGAAGCGGAAGCGGAGACGCCGGCCACGGCCGAAACCGAACGCAAGACCGCCGAAGAACCGGTCGTCGATCCGCGCGAAGCCTATCTCGGCCGCGTCATGCGGGCCGAGGCGCAGCGCTGGCTGAGCATGCTCGGCTTCAACACCTATGGCGCCGACGGCGTCTTCGGCCCGCGCACCCGGTCGGCGATCGCCGCCTGGCAGGGATCGTCCGGGTACCGCGCCGACGGCTATCTCTCGCGCCAGCAATACCGCGCATTGCGGGATGCCGCGCAATATGCCGAGGCCCGTCAGCATCGCCAGCGCCGCTACGAGCGCGACTACGACGTGCTTGAGGGTCCCGTCGACGGTTATTACGACGGTCCGTACGATCGCGATGAGAACTATTACAACGGCGGCGGCGGCGTGGTGATCATTCCCGGCTACTGA
- a CDS encoding cobyric acid synthase, producing the protein MTRTIMLQGTGSDVGKTVLVAGLCRIAANRGLKVRPFKPQNMSNNAAVSADGGEIGRAQWLQSLAARVPSSVHMNPVLLKPQSDVGSQIIVQGKVFGQAKGRDYQALKPKLMGAVLESFATVSDGADLVVVEGAGSPAEINLRAGDIANMGFATRAGVPVVLVGDIDCGGVIASLVGTHAILSDEDRRMVTGYLINKFRGDVTLFDSGISEIGRFTGWPCFGVVPWLKQAARLPAEDSVVLERLAKGGGGALKVAVPVLPRIANFDDLDPLKAEPQVDLVFVRAGEPLPADAGLVVLPGSKSTISDLRDFRAAGWDRDLALHMRRGGRVIGICGGYQMLGQRVTDPLGIEGSERAVDGLGLLEVETEMAPEKTVRNSVARSLQYDVPLEGYEIHLGRTTGPDAMRPAVTIDGRADGAVSADGRVMGTYLHGLLSSDAYRARLLADFGIAGGGFDYRASVDAALDGVAAELEAVLDRRWLDGLLGASD; encoded by the coding sequence ATGACCAGAACGATCATGCTGCAGGGCACCGGCTCGGATGTCGGAAAAACGGTATTGGTGGCGGGCCTCTGCCGCATCGCGGCCAATCGCGGGCTGAAGGTGCGTCCCTTCAAGCCGCAGAACATGTCGAACAATGCCGCCGTTTCCGCCGATGGCGGGGAGATCGGCCGCGCCCAGTGGCTCCAGTCTCTCGCCGCCCGCGTGCCGTCCTCGGTGCATATGAACCCGGTGCTGCTGAAGCCGCAATCGGATGTCGGCAGCCAGATCATCGTTCAGGGAAAGGTCTTCGGCCAGGCCAAGGGACGGGACTACCAGGCGCTCAAGCCGAAATTGATGGGGGCGGTGCTGGAAAGCTTCGCGACCGTCTCCGACGGCGCCGATCTCGTCGTCGTCGAAGGGGCTGGCTCTCCGGCGGAAATCAACCTCAGGGCCGGCGACATCGCCAATATGGGTTTTGCGACGCGCGCGGGCGTGCCCGTCGTGCTTGTCGGCGATATCGACTGCGGCGGCGTCATCGCCTCGCTGGTCGGCACCCATGCCATCCTGTCGGACGAAGACCGGCGCATGGTCACGGGTTATCTCATCAACAAGTTCCGCGGCGACGTCACCCTGTTCGACAGCGGAATTTCCGAAATCGGCCGCTTCACCGGCTGGCCCTGTTTCGGCGTTGTGCCGTGGCTGAAGCAGGCCGCCCGGCTGCCGGCGGAGGATTCCGTCGTGCTCGAGCGACTTGCCAAAGGCGGCGGCGGGGCGCTGAAGGTCGCCGTGCCGGTGCTGCCGCGCATCGCCAATTTCGACGATCTCGATCCGTTGAAGGCCGAGCCGCAGGTCGACCTCGTCTTCGTCAGGGCCGGCGAACCCTTGCCGGCGGACGCCGGCCTTGTCGTGCTGCCCGGCTCGAAGTCCACGATCTCGGACCTCAGGGATTTTCGCGCCGCCGGCTGGGATCGGGACCTTGCGCTCCACATGCGCCGAGGCGGCCGGGTCATCGGCATCTGCGGCGGCTACCAGATGCTCGGGCAGCGCGTTACCGATCCGCTCGGCATCGAAGGCAGCGAGCGGGCGGTGGACGGTCTCGGCCTGCTCGAGGTGGAGACGGAAATGGCGCCGGAAAAGACCGTGCGCAACAGCGTGGCCCGTTCCCTGCAATACGATGTGCCGCTGGAGGGCTATGAAATCCATCTGGGGCGCACCACGGGGCCGGATGCGATGCGCCCCGCCGTCACGATCGATGGCCGGGCCGACGGCGCGGTCTCGGCCGATGGCCGCGTGATGGGCACCTATCTGCACGGCCTGCTTTCGAGCGATGCCTACCGGGCGCGGCTGCTTGCCGATTTCGGCATTGCGGGCGGCGGCTTCGACTATCGCGCCAGCGTCGATGCGGCGCTGGACGGGGTTGCGGCGGAGCTGGAGGCGGTGCTGGATCGCCGCTGGCTCGACGGCCTTTTAGGCGCTTCTGATTAA
- the cobW gene encoding cobalamin biosynthesis protein CobW yields the protein MLQQKIPATVITGFLGAGKTTLIRNLLQNAGGKRIALIINEFGDLGVDGDVLKGCGAEACSEDDIIELTNGCICCTVADDFIPTMSKLLERENRPDHIVIETSGLALPQPLVAAFNWPEIKTQVTVDGVITVVDSAAVAAGRFADDHDKVDALRVEDENLDHESPLEELFEDQLTAADLIVLNKTDLIDAAGLQTVRDEVASRIARKPSMIEAKNGEVAAAVLLGLGVGTEDDIANRKSHHELEHENGEEHDHDEFDSFVVELPAVADPAAFIERLKGVIAAHDVLRLKGFADVPGKPLRLLIQAVGTRIDHYFERAWAAGETRGTRLVVIGLHDMDEAAVRAAIAAAV from the coding sequence ATGCTGCAACAGAAAATCCCCGCCACCGTCATCACCGGCTTCCTCGGCGCGGGCAAGACGACGCTGATCCGCAACCTGCTGCAGAACGCCGGTGGCAAGCGCATTGCGCTCATCATCAATGAGTTCGGCGACCTCGGCGTCGATGGCGACGTGCTGAAGGGCTGCGGCGCGGAAGCCTGCAGCGAGGACGATATCATCGAGCTGACCAATGGCTGCATCTGCTGCACCGTCGCCGACGATTTCATTCCGACCATGTCGAAGCTCCTGGAGCGGGAGAACCGTCCGGACCATATCGTCATCGAGACCTCCGGCCTTGCCCTGCCGCAGCCGCTCGTTGCCGCCTTCAACTGGCCGGAAATCAAGACGCAGGTGACGGTCGATGGCGTCATCACCGTGGTGGACAGCGCCGCCGTCGCCGCCGGCCGCTTTGCCGACGACCATGACAAGGTGGACGCGCTGCGCGTCGAGGACGAGAACCTCGACCATGAAAGCCCGCTGGAGGAACTGTTCGAGGACCAGCTCACCGCCGCCGACCTCATCGTTCTCAACAAGACCGACCTCATCGACGCCGCCGGCCTTCAGACCGTGCGCGACGAGGTTGCTTCCCGCATCGCCCGCAAGCCGTCGATGATCGAGGCGAAGAACGGCGAAGTTGCCGCCGCCGTGCTGCTCGGCCTCGGCGTCGGCACCGAGGACGACATTGCCAACCGCAAGTCGCATCACGAACTGGAGCATGAAAACGGCGAGGAGCACGATCACGACGAGTTCGACAGCTTCGTCGTCGAACTGCCTGCCGTCGCCGATCCGGCCGCCTTCATCGAGCGCCTGAAGGGCGTCATCGCCGCGCATGACGTGCTGCGCCTGAAGGGCTTTGCCGACGTGCCCGGCAAGCCACTGCGCCTGCTCATCCAGGCCGTCGGCACCCGCATCGATCACTATTTCGAGCGCGCCTGGGCGGCCGGCGAAACGCGCGGCACCCGCCTCGTCGTCATCGGCCTGCACGACATGGACGAAGCCGCCGTGCGCGCCGCCATCGCAGCGGCCGTGTGA
- a CDS encoding cobalamin biosynthesis protein, whose translation MRTEAPFPDTGRRSLVIGLGCECGTPAAELLDLALSIVTDPQQVTFVATLDVRAQEPAMHAVARHFAVPLVTFPAARLEAETPRLANPSDLVFAHTGCHGVAEAAALAQAGAGGRLIVEKTKSAHATVAMAESFQSLAALSSEGDSPSSHTDSSREHA comes from the coding sequence ATGCGCACTGAGGCCCCATTCCCCGATACCGGACGACGATCGCTCGTCATCGGTCTCGGCTGCGAGTGCGGCACGCCGGCCGCCGAACTCCTCGATCTCGCCCTCTCCATCGTTACCGATCCGCAGCAGGTCACTTTTGTCGCGACGCTGGACGTGCGTGCGCAAGAGCCGGCCATGCATGCCGTCGCGCGGCATTTCGCCGTGCCGCTCGTGACGTTCCCGGCCGCGCGGCTGGAGGCCGAGACGCCGCGTCTCGCCAATCCCTCCGATCTCGTCTTCGCCCATACCGGCTGCCACGGCGTTGCCGAGGCCGCCGCGCTGGCGCAGGCGGGCGCGGGCGGACGGCTGATCGTCGAAAAGACGAAATCCGCCCATGCCACGGTGGCCATGGCGGAATCTTTTCAAAGTCTTGCCGCCCTTTCTTCCGAAGGCGATTCCCCGTCTTCGCATACTGATTCAAGCCGGGAGCACGCCTGA
- a CDS encoding TSUP family transporter, which translates to MADIALHVLFLLFLTAFVASFIDSIAGGGGMITIPAMLLAGIPPLETLGTNKLQSLFGSGSATLAYARAGHVNLREQLPMALLAAGGSVVGAFLATVVPGDVLKIMLPFLLVAIALYFGLKPNIGDVDKHRRMSTFLFTVTVVPMIGLYDGVFGPGTGSFFMLAFVTLAGFGILKATAHTKFLNFGSNVGAFVVFVFYGVILWKVGLAMGVGQFLGAQAGSRVAMKSGAKLIKPLLVITSIALAIRLMADPSHPIRVWLGW; encoded by the coding sequence TTGGCCGATATCGCCCTTCACGTCCTGTTCCTGCTGTTCCTCACCGCCTTTGTTGCCAGCTTCATCGATTCGATTGCGGGCGGCGGCGGCATGATCACCATTCCCGCCATGCTGCTCGCCGGCATCCCACCCCTGGAAACGCTTGGCACGAACAAGCTGCAATCGCTGTTCGGCTCCGGCTCGGCGACGCTGGCCTATGCGCGCGCCGGCCATGTGAACCTGCGCGAACAATTGCCGATGGCCTTGCTGGCCGCCGGCGGCTCGGTGGTCGGCGCCTTTCTGGCGACGGTCGTGCCCGGCGACGTGCTGAAGATCATGCTGCCCTTCCTGCTGGTGGCGATCGCGCTCTATTTCGGGCTGAAGCCGAACATCGGCGATGTCGACAAACACCGCCGCATGAGCACGTTCCTGTTCACCGTCACCGTGGTTCCCATGATCGGCCTCTACGACGGCGTGTTCGGTCCGGGCACGGGCTCGTTCTTCATGCTGGCCTTCGTGACGCTTGCCGGCTTCGGCATCCTCAAGGCGACGGCGCACACGAAGTTCCTCAACTTCGGCTCCAATGTCGGCGCCTTCGTCGTCTTCGTGTTCTACGGTGTCATTTTATGGAAGGTGGGCCTCGCCATGGGCGTCGGCCAGTTCCTCGGCGCGCAGGCCGGCTCGCGCGTGGCGATGAAGAGCGGCGCGAAGCTCATCAAGCCGCTGCTCGTGATCACCTCGATCGCGCTTGCCATCCGCCTGATGGCGGATCCCAGCCATCCAATCCGCGTCTGGCTCGGCTGGTAG
- the cobU gene encoding bifunctional adenosylcobinamide kinase/adenosylcobinamide-phosphate guanylyltransferase, which yields MITTSPGAVLVLGGARSGKSAFAEGLVTETGLSRHYIATGRAWDEEMRQRIAKHREDRGKGWETHEEPLALVERIADVAREDRAVLIDCLTLWVTNLMLEERDVAQEFEGLLRAVKDAPGRLVFVSNEVGLGIVPENRMAREFRDHAGRLHQKVAALVPEVYFVAAGLPLKMKG from the coding sequence ATGATCACGACATCGCCCGGAGCCGTCCTGGTTCTGGGCGGTGCGCGTTCCGGAAAATCCGCTTTCGCCGAGGGGCTGGTCACCGAGACCGGCCTTTCGCGTCATTACATCGCCACCGGCCGGGCCTGGGACGAGGAGATGCGACAGCGCATCGCCAAACACCGGGAGGATCGCGGAAAAGGCTGGGAAACACACGAGGAACCGCTTGCGCTGGTCGAACGCATCGCCGATGTGGCACGCGAGGACCGCGCGGTCCTGATCGATTGCCTGACGCTCTGGGTCACGAACCTGATGCTGGAGGAGCGTGATGTCGCGCAGGAATTCGAAGGTCTTTTGCGGGCCGTCAAAGACGCCCCCGGCCGTCTGGTTTTCGTGTCGAACGAGGTCGGCCTCGGCATCGTGCCGGAAAATCGCATGGCGCGCGAATTTCGCGACCATGCCGGGCGGCTGCACCAGAAGGTGGCGGCCCTCGTACCGGAAGTCTATTTTGTCGCGGCCGGACTGCCGCTGAAAATGAAGGGTTGA
- a CDS encoding serine hydrolase, whose protein sequence is MVDRTVTDRTAAEQAGFDPGLEWKLCAGIEAGLLRDVHCVLVSRGGRLVLEHYREAPDESWGTPLGTVAFDTETLHDLRSVTKSVTSLLYGIALDRGLVPPPEAPLLAQFPEYPDLAAEPARAKLTIGHALTMTLGLEWDEYRSYADPLNSEIAMENAPDRYRFALEQPIVAEPGTRWAYSGGATALVGAIIERGTGQRIEDFAREALFEPLGIKTFEWLRGSDGVSSPASGLRLTAPDLLRIGRLVLEGGLTEGKQVVSPQWIASTCAPLVSTDDGLGYGYFWFHGEAPALGAARPWLAGFGNGGQRLWLLPDLDIACVIFSGNYNAPDAWVSPTRIWREIVLANLVAA, encoded by the coding sequence ATGGTGGACAGGACCGTGACGGACAGGACGGCAGCGGAGCAGGCGGGTTTCGATCCCGGCCTCGAGTGGAAGCTTTGCGCGGGCATCGAGGCTGGCCTTCTGCGCGATGTGCACTGTGTGCTCGTCAGCCGTGGCGGCCGGCTCGTCCTGGAACATTATCGCGAAGCGCCGGATGAAAGCTGGGGCACGCCGCTCGGCACGGTGGCCTTCGACACCGAGACCTTGCACGATCTGCGTTCCGTCACGAAAAGTGTCACGAGCCTGCTCTATGGCATCGCGCTCGACCGCGGCCTCGTGCCGCCGCCGGAAGCACCGCTCCTGGCGCAGTTTCCCGAATATCCGGATCTTGCGGCCGAGCCGGCGCGGGCGAAGCTGACCATCGGCCATGCGCTCACCATGACGCTGGGCCTCGAATGGGACGAATATCGGTCCTATGCCGATCCGCTGAACAGCGAGATCGCCATGGAGAACGCACCGGACCGCTACCGCTTCGCGCTCGAGCAGCCCATCGTCGCGGAACCGGGCACGCGCTGGGCCTATTCGGGCGGTGCGACGGCGCTGGTGGGGGCGATCATCGAGCGCGGCACCGGCCAGCGCATCGAGGACTTTGCCCGCGAGGCGCTGTTCGAGCCGCTCGGCATCAAGACTTTCGAATGGCTGCGCGGATCGGACGGCGTGTCCTCGCCGGCTTCCGGCCTGCGCCTGACCGCCCCCGATCTTCTGCGGATCGGCCGGCTGGTGCTGGAAGGCGGCCTCACCGAAGGAAAGCAGGTCGTTTCGCCGCAATGGATCGCGTCCACCTGCGCGCCCCTGGTCTCGACCGACGACGGGCTCGGCTACGGTTATTTCTGGTTCCATGGCGAGGCGCCGGCGCTCGGGGCGGCGCGGCCCTGGCTCGCCGGTTTCGGCAATGGCGGCCAGCGGCTCTGGCTGCTGCCGGACCTCGATATCGCCTGCGTTATCTTTTCCGGCAATTACAATGCCCCGGACGCCTGGGTCTCGCCGACGCGCATCTGGCGCGAGATCGTGCTGGCCAATCTCGTCGCTGCGTGA
- a CDS encoding cobaltochelatase subunit CobN, with translation MERIELLAARLVDGSLACPDGWQRTRVVLDTIDTTIRPAIAACGPAEIAALMRGLDGRFIEPGPSGAPTRGRPDVLPTGRNFYSVDSRAVPTPAAWELGRKSAELLVTRYAQDHGEWPTSFGITAWGTSNMRTGGDDIAQAMALIGVKPTWDMASRRVTGFEIIPPAVLRHPRVDVTLRISGFFRDAFPEQIALFDRAVRAVGALDEDDADNPIAARMRAEVRALAAKGASEEDAARQAGFRIFGAKSGGYGAGLQTMMDEGLWNERGDLAEAWLAWGAHAYDGAGDGVPMRERLETRMKSLQAVVQNQDSREHDLLDSDEYYQFEGGMAAAAEHLSGKQPVVYHNDLSRPEKPVVRTLEDEIGRVVRARVVNPKWIEGVMRHGYKGAFEIAATVDFMFAFAATTGAVKDHHFEAAYQAYVLDERVRDFLREKNPAALAEMAARFAEAIDRRLWTPRSNSARYELDMLGARKAS, from the coding sequence GTGGAGCGCATCGAGCTTCTGGCGGCACGGCTGGTGGATGGCTCGCTTGCCTGCCCGGATGGCTGGCAGCGGACGCGCGTCGTGCTCGATACGATCGACACGACCATTCGCCCCGCCATCGCCGCCTGCGGTCCGGCGGAGATCGCGGCGCTGATGCGCGGCCTCGACGGGCGCTTCATCGAACCCGGCCCCTCCGGCGCGCCGACGCGCGGGCGGCCGGACGTGCTGCCGACCGGGCGTAACTTCTATTCCGTCGACAGCCGCGCCGTGCCGACCCCGGCGGCCTGGGAACTCGGCAGGAAATCCGCCGAACTGCTCGTCACCCGTTATGCGCAGGATCACGGCGAATGGCCGACCTCCTTCGGCATCACGGCCTGGGGCACGTCCAACATGCGCACTGGCGGCGACGACATCGCCCAGGCCATGGCGCTGATCGGCGTCAAGCCGACCTGGGACATGGCGTCCCGCCGCGTCACCGGCTTCGAGATCATTCCGCCCGCCGTGCTGCGCCACCCCCGTGTCGACGTCACGCTCCGGATCTCCGGCTTCTTCCGCGATGCCTTCCCCGAACAGATCGCGCTGTTCGACCGCGCCGTGCGCGCCGTCGGCGCGCTTGACGAGGACGATGCGGACAATCCCATCGCCGCCCGCATGCGGGCCGAAGTACGGGCGCTTGCCGCCAAAGGCGCCTCCGAAGAGGACGCGGCCCGGCAGGCCGGTTTCCGCATCTTCGGCGCGAAATCCGGCGGCTATGGCGCGGGCCTGCAGACGATGATGGACGAGGGTCTGTGGAACGAGCGCGGCGATCTTGCCGAGGCCTGGCTTGCCTGGGGCGCGCATGCCTATGACGGGGCGGGCGACGGCGTGCCGATGCGCGAGCGGCTGGAGACGCGCATGAAGAGCCTTCAGGCCGTGGTGCAGAACCAGGACAGCCGTGAGCACGACCTGCTCGACAGCGACGAATATTACCAGTTCGAGGGCGGCATGGCCGCCGCCGCCGAGCACCTTTCCGGCAAGCAGCCCGTCGTCTATCACAACGACCTGTCGCGGCCGGAAAAGCCGGTCGTGCGCACGCTGGAAGACGAGATCGGCCGTGTCGTGCGCGCCCGCGTCGTCAATCCGAAATGGATCGAGGGCGTCATGCGGCACGGCTACAAGGGCGCCTTCGAGATCGCCGCGACAGTCGATTTCATGTTCGCCTTCGCCGCGACGACCGGGGCGGTGAAGGACCATCATTTCGAGGCGGCCTACCAGGCCTATGTGCTGGACGAGCGGGTGCGCGATTTCCTGCGCGAGAAGAACCCCGCCGCGCTGGCCGAGATGGCCGCGCGTTTCGCCGAAGCCATCGACCGGCGCCTCTGGACGCCGCGCTCGAATTCCGCGCGCTATGAACTGGATATGCTGGGCGCCCGCAAGGCGTCCTGA